From Streptomyces sp. NBC_00683, one genomic window encodes:
- a CDS encoding helix-turn-helix domain-containing protein, whose amino-acid sequence MPSLGSIKRSCVGEATEEVKAFALAFQEVLPQALPGVTMAEKARALGVSSSLLSHWLHGRRLPRPGVLAALRRLAQPAQIAGTVRLGEDFARAERLLLAARKAPCCRRVGACACGGEAAEGDRRNGFGGQAADGDRRNSTNADEAEYCTPVFLAALPLAARSALLWDLGATLHEGECGSLVSALGQNRMNPEMEVLLRSAESAGRDTVKIALAALGRD is encoded by the coding sequence ATGCCGTCACTCGGATCGATCAAACGCTCCTGCGTGGGCGAGGCTACGGAGGAAGTGAAGGCTTTCGCGCTCGCCTTCCAGGAGGTGCTGCCCCAGGCCCTCCCGGGGGTGACCATGGCCGAGAAGGCGCGGGCTCTCGGTGTCTCCTCTTCCTTGCTTTCGCACTGGCTGCACGGGAGGAGGCTGCCCCGGCCGGGAGTCCTCGCGGCCTTGAGGCGGCTGGCGCAGCCTGCGCAGATCGCCGGAACGGTCCGCCTGGGTGAGGATTTCGCGCGCGCAGAGCGGCTCTTGCTGGCGGCACGGAAGGCCCCTTGCTGCCGCCGCGTGGGCGCGTGCGCCTGCGGTGGCGAGGCTGCGGAGGGGGACCGGCGCAACGGTTTCGGCGGGCAGGCTGCCGACGGGGACCGGCGCAACAGCACGAACGCCGATGAGGCGGAATACTGCACTCCGGTCTTTCTTGCCGCGCTTCCATTGGCGGCTCGATCCGCTCTTTTGTGGGACCTCGGGGCGACTCTGCATGAGGGTGAGTGCGGCTCCCTGGTGTCGGCACTGGGGCAGAATCGGATGAATCCTGAAATGGAAGTACTTCTACGGTCGGCAGAATCTGCGGGCCGGGATACCGTGAAGATCGCGCTTGCTGCCCTTGGGCGTGACTAG
- a CDS encoding SNF2-related protein, whose product MVDQPSLVIGFDTTRTQAALRTVPECRGELGQMIASFPSGRMTDRLSAAVPIDSFLASLGSLAAWPQPESVVWEDDFRLLVSEMLDTAETADRLLNGTPGEENVAPEGVPALLGDAWTGPLTPFQLRDIARLLSVGHGANFSVPGAGKTRVSLAVFSALREQGAVNRILVVSPKSAYEAWQLEARECFSSPLDVQVLGKTVPPAADILLLNYERLDRALAGLSQWLKAAPTMLILDEAHRMKLGGAGVYGAACMALGPLSRVRMILSGTPAPNGAKDLENLLSFVWPGHGRRVVTQAVDGGDLAHASQVLRPLYTRTTKAELGLPPVDLRVRPLSMPPLHREIYDALIGKFSPRAAADRGDFEAFGKAVLRLLMAATSPALLVGGSTRYEPLNFRVPPLDIPEGDSLAALLRKLPDYELPPKYTETLSIVSANAAAGRKTLVWTGFVRSITSLQALLAPFQPAAVHGGTPDREEELRRFREDPDCSVLISNPATLGEGISLHQVCHDAVYVDRDFQAGRFLQSLDRIHRLGLAPDTETRVTVLTAMGSVDDVVSMRLAEKLEFMGSILDDPEVQQLADPEDEAPMAAGMNSADVQALLEHLRGRPA is encoded by the coding sequence GTGGTTGACCAGCCCAGTCTGGTGATCGGCTTCGACACCACGCGCACCCAAGCGGCGCTCAGAACCGTGCCCGAATGCCGCGGCGAGTTGGGGCAGATGATCGCCAGCTTCCCCAGTGGCCGGATGACCGACCGCCTATCCGCCGCTGTCCCTATAGACAGCTTCCTGGCCAGTCTCGGCTCCCTAGCGGCATGGCCGCAGCCCGAGAGCGTGGTCTGGGAGGACGACTTCCGCCTCCTCGTCAGCGAGATGCTCGACACCGCGGAGACGGCGGATCGGCTGCTGAACGGCACGCCGGGCGAGGAGAATGTTGCCCCGGAAGGGGTGCCAGCCCTGCTGGGCGATGCCTGGACGGGGCCTCTCACCCCGTTTCAGCTCCGGGACATCGCCCGGCTGCTCTCGGTCGGCCACGGGGCCAACTTCAGCGTGCCAGGCGCCGGCAAGACCCGCGTCTCCCTGGCCGTGTTCTCGGCCCTGCGGGAGCAGGGAGCGGTCAACCGCATCCTGGTAGTCAGCCCGAAGTCGGCCTACGAGGCGTGGCAACTGGAGGCGCGGGAGTGCTTCTCCTCGCCTCTGGACGTACAGGTACTCGGCAAGACGGTGCCTCCGGCAGCAGACATCCTCCTTCTCAACTACGAGCGGCTGGACAGGGCGCTCGCCGGCCTGTCGCAGTGGCTGAAGGCGGCCCCGACCATGCTCATCCTTGACGAGGCGCACCGCATGAAGCTCGGCGGCGCGGGTGTCTACGGCGCGGCCTGCATGGCGCTGGGCCCGCTCAGCCGCGTGCGCATGATCCTTAGCGGCACCCCGGCGCCGAACGGGGCGAAGGATCTGGAGAACCTGCTCTCCTTCGTCTGGCCTGGCCACGGGCGACGCGTGGTCACCCAGGCGGTAGACGGTGGCGACCTAGCCCATGCAAGCCAGGTACTGCGTCCCCTCTACACCCGGACGACGAAGGCAGAGCTGGGGCTTCCGCCTGTCGACTTGCGCGTCCGCCCGCTCAGCATGCCTCCCCTGCACCGTGAGATCTACGACGCCTTGATCGGCAAGTTCTCTCCGCGCGCAGCTGCCGACCGGGGCGATTTCGAGGCATTCGGCAAGGCAGTCCTGCGTCTGCTCATGGCCGCGACCAGTCCAGCGCTCCTCGTCGGCGGCTCGACCCGCTACGAGCCGCTGAACTTCCGTGTCCCGCCCTTGGATATCCCGGAGGGGGACTCGCTTGCGGCCCTCCTCCGCAAGCTCCCCGATTACGAGCTACCGCCCAAGTACACGGAGACGCTGTCCATCGTCTCCGCCAATGCCGCGGCCGGCCGGAAGACTCTGGTGTGGACGGGCTTCGTCCGGAGCATCACGTCATTGCAAGCGCTGCTCGCACCGTTCCAGCCCGCCGCGGTGCACGGGGGGACTCCCGACCGGGAGGAGGAGCTGCGCCGCTTCCGCGAGGATCCGGATTGCAGCGTCCTCATCTCCAATCCGGCGACCCTGGGCGAGGGCATCAGCCTCCACCAGGTCTGCCATGACGCCGTGTACGTCGACCGCGACTTCCAGGCAGGCCGGTTCCTCCAAAGCCTGGACCGCATCCATCGCCTTGGCCTCGCCCCGGACACGGAGACGCGGGTCACCGTCCTCACTGCGATGGGAAGTGTCGATGATGTCGTCTCCATGCGGCTCGCTGAGAAGCTGGAGTTCATGGGCAGCATCCTCGACGACCCCGAGGTGCAGCAGCTCGCTGACCCGGAGGACGAGGCCCCGATGGCCGCAGGGATGAACTCAGCCGACGTCCAGGCGCTGCTGGAGCATCTCAGGGGGCGCCCGGCGTAG
- a CDS encoding transcriptional regulator, protein MAMDYGLPPRAEENRATVQARLAESAAGGGTRETFTVEWRGKPEHLEVIEMEVGDLYYNPATHRIRAQVDHDLDKSAILETDPWSTDGQRYLGRLLQVVPADPARTDPAFDELTASLKEFGQTEPGLITHEGILVNGNTRRAALLELHGPNHPVRVAVLPASCDWKDVAAVELSLQLRREHRRDYSYINRLLAVEELVDQGTPLAAIATTFRSTAARVRQDQWVLSVIRQLIKRSEISGERLSLVAFEEHAEKFRELHRAYEKQYSVNPERADLLVENRLAAMLMGFAKTDVRFIDDKFRDAYLSEKLPDGMAPEPAPSRGGVAIPGLGRAVQGPSPAVSAARALTDAVLQARAVTQAGSSAPTEAVTAAQDEVKRMHKAMDEAITDAGRAARITKRKQAAPARLADANRSIEQCVTDLVLSRSQRSLDEEAFDDAIVELRKRLEKLAVEARRTVGEPGDGLSWLLEATGKAR, encoded by the coding sequence ATGGCTATGGATTACGGGCTGCCGCCCAGGGCTGAGGAGAACCGGGCCACCGTTCAGGCCCGGCTGGCGGAGAGCGCGGCCGGCGGCGGCACCCGCGAGACGTTCACCGTCGAGTGGCGGGGCAAGCCCGAGCACCTCGAAGTGATCGAGATGGAGGTCGGCGACCTCTACTACAACCCGGCGACCCACCGGATTCGCGCGCAGGTAGATCATGACCTCGACAAGTCCGCGATCCTCGAAACGGACCCGTGGAGCACCGACGGTCAGCGATACCTGGGCCGTCTACTGCAGGTGGTCCCCGCCGATCCGGCGAGAACCGACCCCGCGTTCGACGAGCTCACCGCGAGCTTGAAGGAGTTCGGGCAGACCGAGCCAGGCTTGATCACCCACGAGGGCATCCTCGTCAACGGCAACACACGACGCGCCGCGCTCCTGGAACTTCACGGGCCGAACCACCCCGTGCGCGTGGCTGTGCTGCCCGCTTCCTGCGACTGGAAAGACGTCGCTGCCGTTGAGCTCTCGCTGCAATTGCGCAGGGAGCACCGGCGGGATTACTCATACATCAACCGGCTTCTCGCCGTGGAGGAACTGGTCGACCAGGGCACCCCGCTCGCGGCGATCGCTACCACCTTCCGCTCCACGGCTGCGCGGGTCCGGCAGGACCAGTGGGTGCTGTCCGTCATCCGCCAGTTGATCAAGCGCAGTGAGATCTCCGGGGAGCGGCTGTCGCTGGTCGCGTTCGAGGAGCATGCGGAGAAGTTCCGCGAGCTGCATCGCGCCTACGAGAAGCAGTACAGCGTCAACCCCGAGCGGGCCGATCTGCTCGTAGAGAACCGCCTGGCCGCCATGCTCATGGGCTTCGCCAAGACGGACGTGCGCTTTATCGATGACAAATTCCGTGACGCGTACCTGTCGGAGAAGCTGCCAGACGGCATGGCCCCCGAACCTGCTCCGTCACGAGGGGGTGTAGCAATCCCGGGCCTGGGGCGTGCCGTCCAAGGCCCCAGCCCTGCCGTCTCGGCGGCTAGAGCCCTGACAGACGCCGTCCTCCAGGCTCGGGCGGTCACCCAAGCCGGTAGCTCCGCCCCGACGGAGGCAGTGACTGCAGCGCAAGACGAGGTAAAGCGCATGCACAAGGCGATGGACGAAGCCATCACCGACGCCGGCCGCGCCGCCCGCATCACCAAGCGCAAGCAAGCTGCTCCCGCTCGTCTCGCAGACGCGAACCGCAGCATCGAGCAGTGCGTCACGGACCTCGTCCTCTCCCGCTCGCAGCGAAGCCTCGATGAGGAAGCCTTCGACGATGCCATCGTCGAACTGCGGAAGAGGCTGGAGAAGCTCGCGGTCGAAGCCCGACGGACTGTCGGTGAGCCTGGCGACGGCCTGTCGTGGCTCCTCGAAGCCACGGGAAAGGCACGTTGA
- a CDS encoding TNT domain-containing protein, translating to MRVLRNIVWSAIASLLLLVGLTPTAAHADTGDKARPGAHCPTDDRTRAVNGAPTTPLEQYYLDDWRLGPQVLPRTGAIGAMLRGYHRTGPTSAYWFLGCYWQTNPTTGESGWWYPDNDGFVLDRAGNPVKRTLTLRVGQLVDLFGSGRGTFLAPAGTPYAKRAIPPSNLVKYTNAYPYSYHLYRVTEAITVEAGRIRPWFGQPGLGIQYKTAERVSDLVTAQKLEALN from the coding sequence ATGCGGGTGCTGCGGAACATCGTCTGGAGTGCGATCGCCTCGCTGCTCCTCCTCGTCGGACTGACACCGACGGCCGCCCACGCCGATACCGGTGACAAGGCCCGCCCCGGAGCCCACTGCCCGACGGACGACCGGACACGAGCGGTCAACGGAGCACCCACCACACCGCTGGAGCAGTACTACCTCGACGACTGGCGGCTCGGCCCCCAGGTCCTGCCGAGGACCGGTGCCATCGGAGCGATGCTGCGCGGCTACCACCGCACGGGCCCGACCTCGGCGTACTGGTTCCTCGGGTGCTACTGGCAGACCAACCCGACGACCGGCGAGTCCGGTTGGTGGTACCCGGACAACGACGGCTTCGTCCTCGACCGCGCCGGCAACCCGGTGAAGAGGACGCTGACCCTCCGCGTGGGACAGCTGGTCGACCTCTTCGGCAGCGGACGCGGCACCTTCCTCGCCCCCGCCGGCACCCCGTACGCCAAGCGCGCCATCCCGCCGAGCAACCTCGTCAAGTACACGAACGCCTATCCCTACAGCTACCACCTGTACCGGGTCACGGAAGCGATCACGGTGGAGGCCGGCCGCATCAGGCCGTGGTTCGGCCAGCCCGGTCTGGGAATCCAGTACAAGACGGCCGAGCGGGTCTCGGATCTCGTCACCGCCCAGAAGCTCGAAGCCCTGAACTGA